A single Mangrovimonas sp. YM274 DNA region contains:
- a CDS encoding glycosyltransferase has translation MKVLIVNTYDFGGAANSCVRLHLGLLDCDVDSSLLLRTRQNPNIPNSFISSAPKSIQQKNNSNRITRKLKHVFFQKNKDKKEATNGLSHKIDLVLKERSKELEMFSLVKSKFDITESVLYKEADIINLHWVADFLDFESFFAKNTKPLVWTLHDMFPFTGGEHYEENYLGIDTYGKPKLRLVSQEEKEISAEIFSLKQKLFESCKSLTLVAPSLWLANEAKKSGAFLNNRILHIPYGLDKEVFTLRNKEFSREILNIPKGKKVILFVAESLKNNRKGFVYLMKAFESLNVNDAVLCAVGHKTSELKTMGNLIQLGPIKDERLMSLVYSAADIFIIPSLMDNLPNTVLESLMCGTPVIGFPVGGIKEMIDHGHNGLLTNEISVLALQAAIQSFLNGDYKFNQSEIRNQAIKKYSLEVQAKKYKELFQGLLIDNKC, from the coding sequence TAGATTGTGATGTTGATTCTTCTTTATTACTTAGGACAAGGCAGAATCCAAATATCCCTAATTCTTTTATTAGCTCTGCTCCAAAATCGATTCAACAAAAAAACAATAGTAATAGGATTACAAGAAAGCTCAAACATGTTTTTTTTCAGAAGAATAAAGATAAAAAGGAAGCAACTAATGGGCTCAGTCATAAAATCGACCTAGTTTTAAAAGAAAGGTCTAAGGAGTTGGAAATGTTTAGTTTAGTAAAATCGAAATTCGATATTACAGAGTCTGTATTATATAAGGAGGCCGATATTATAAATCTCCATTGGGTTGCAGATTTTTTGGACTTTGAATCTTTTTTTGCTAAAAACACAAAACCTCTAGTGTGGACCTTACATGATATGTTTCCTTTTACGGGAGGCGAGCATTATGAGGAAAACTATTTAGGCATAGATACCTATGGCAAACCAAAACTCCGATTAGTTTCTCAGGAAGAAAAGGAGATATCAGCAGAGATTTTCAGTTTAAAACAAAAGCTTTTCGAAAGCTGTAAAAGTTTAACGCTAGTAGCACCTTCTTTATGGCTGGCCAATGAAGCTAAAAAATCTGGTGCTTTTTTGAATAATAGAATTTTACATATTCCCTATGGCTTGGATAAGGAGGTCTTCACTTTGAGAAATAAAGAATTTTCAAGGGAAATACTAAATATTCCAAAGGGTAAAAAAGTGATTTTATTTGTAGCAGAATCATTGAAAAATAATAGAAAAGGCTTTGTGTATCTGATGAAAGCCTTTGAAAGTTTAAATGTCAATGATGCGGTTTTATGTGCGGTTGGCCATAAAACGAGTGAGCTTAAAACAATGGGAAATCTAATACAGCTGGGGCCAATTAAAGATGAGCGTTTGATGAGTTTGGTATATTCTGCGGCAGATATTTTTATCATCCCGTCCTTGATGGATAATTTACCCAATACGGTTTTAGAATCCCTAATGTGCGGAACACCTGTAATTGGATTTCCAGTAGGAGGAATTAAAGAAATGATTGATCATGGTCACAATGGATTGCTTACTAATGAAATAAGTGTTCTTGCATTACAAGCTGCCATTCAGTCTTTTCTCAATGGCGATTATAAGTTCAATCAAAGTGAAATAAGAAATCAAGCCATAAAAAAATATAGCTTAGAAGTTCAGGCAAAAAAATATAAAGAGCTTTTTCAAGGCTTGTTAATTGATAATAAGTGTTAA
- a CDS encoding glycosyltransferase family 2 protein codes for MSKLISIITVNLNNASGLLKTIESVKGQEFLNFEHIVIDGGSSDGSKELIEREKKYIALWLSEPDTGIYNAMNKGIRLATAKYILFLNSGDIFYTTRALFHFAESIALGNDKDFLFGDIAVAARQEYIKTYPDTLDFLYFIKDTLPHPATLVKRSCFDKLMYDERFKIVSDWKFFMLGIIKFKFSYMHIPEVISKFHLDGISSNMPNLVENERAMVLHEDFFWKMKAVKIRSTLKAKLHQVKKKLKRISILKEVSQ; via the coding sequence TTGAGTAAATTAATTTCCATAATAACGGTTAACCTGAACAATGCATCGGGTCTTTTAAAAACAATTGAAAGTGTAAAAGGACAGGAGTTTTTGAATTTTGAACATATCGTCATTGATGGTGGATCATCCGATGGAAGTAAGGAGTTGATAGAAAGGGAAAAAAAATACATAGCTTTATGGCTAAGTGAGCCAGATACGGGAATTTATAATGCCATGAATAAGGGAATAAGGCTGGCTACTGCAAAGTACATCTTGTTCCTCAATAGTGGAGATATTTTCTACACTACAAGGGCCTTGTTCCATTTCGCGGAAAGTATAGCTCTTGGAAATGATAAAGATTTCCTTTTTGGGGATATTGCTGTTGCAGCTAGACAGGAATACATAAAAACTTACCCAGATACTTTGGACTTCTTGTACTTTATAAAGGATACCTTACCACATCCAGCAACACTTGTAAAGAGAAGTTGTTTTGATAAGTTGATGTATGATGAAAGATTCAAAATAGTTTCCGATTGGAAATTTTTTATGTTGGGGATTATCAAATTTAAATTTAGCTATATGCATATACCAGAGGTTATTTCCAAATTTCATTTGGACGGTATAAGCAGTAATATGCCAAATTTGGTAGAGAATGAACGGGCAATGGTTTTGCATGAAGATTTCTTTTGGAAAATGAAAGCTGTGAAGATAAGGAGCACTTTAAAGGCAAAGCTCCATCAGGTCAAAAAAAAGCTTAAAAGAATATCCATTCTAAAGGAAGTAAGCCAATGA
- a CDS encoding glycosyltransferase family A protein, giving the protein MKVSVIVPCYNQAEYLNQALQSVLEQTYQNWECIIVNDGATDHTESQSKLWTSKDVRFRYFSKTNGGLSSARNFGIERANGSYILPLDADDYLSANYIESCVEEIEGNRAKLVYGRVERFGIKTGEWKLKPFHYYGLFVANMVYCSAMFHKEDWKKVGGYDETMLKGLEDWEFWIHILNKEDKVVKLDSITFFYRIKEFSMTSLMDKKTELEVKSYVFKKHASKYFDAFVYLADVNKTLERSFLKPSFVFRRLIKLMLGIKK; this is encoded by the coding sequence ATGAAGGTTTCTGTTATAGTGCCATGTTATAATCAGGCGGAGTATTTGAATCAGGCTTTACAGTCTGTGTTGGAGCAAACATATCAGAATTGGGAGTGTATTATTGTGAATGATGGTGCTACAGATCATACTGAATCACAAAGTAAGCTGTGGACTTCGAAAGATGTTCGATTTAGATATTTCTCAAAAACCAATGGCGGTTTGTCTAGTGCTCGAAACTTTGGAATTGAAAGGGCCAATGGAAGTTACATATTGCCTTTGGATGCAGATGATTATTTAAGTGCCAATTATATTGAATCCTGTGTCGAGGAAATAGAGGGTAATCGGGCAAAATTAGTCTATGGTAGGGTAGAGCGTTTTGGAATCAAAACTGGGGAGTGGAAACTCAAGCCATTCCATTATTATGGGTTGTTTGTGGCTAATATGGTATATTGCAGTGCCATGTTCCATAAAGAGGATTGGAAAAAAGTGGGCGGTTATGATGAAACCATGCTAAAAGGGTTGGAAGATTGGGAGTTTTGGATTCATATCCTGAATAAGGAAGATAAAGTGGTAAAACTGGATTCTATTACTTTTTTTTATCGTATAAAGGAGTTTTCCATGACCTCATTGATGGATAAAAAAACAGAACTAGAGGTTAAATCATATGTGTTTAAAAAACATGCCTCAAAATATTTTGATGCATTTGTTTATTTGGCAGATGTAAATAAAA